The Peribacillus sp. FSL E2-0218 genome contains a region encoding:
- a CDS encoding methylthioribulose 1-phosphate dehydratase: MNTGTKEWLELAEIKAELAERDWFMGTSGNLSIREPDSRSFYITASGKDKRKQSDSDFNLVDLKGNPVEETELRPSAETLLHTVIYEKTKANCVLHVHTVENNVVSELYGDEGSVTFRNHEIIKATGRWDEDSEFRIPIIYNHADIPLLAEKFNLHVQEDCGAVLIRNHGITVWGKSGLEAKKILEACEFLFQYQLLLNSQRALTASLT; the protein is encoded by the coding sequence ATGAACACCGGTACGAAGGAGTGGCTGGAGCTGGCGGAAATTAAAGCAGAACTGGCGGAAAGGGATTGGTTCATGGGAACAAGCGGAAACCTTTCCATCCGCGAGCCCGATAGCCGAAGCTTTTATATTACGGCCAGCGGTAAGGATAAGCGAAAGCAATCGGATTCGGACTTTAACTTGGTGGATCTGAAAGGAAACCCCGTGGAGGAGACGGAGCTAAGGCCCTCGGCCGAAACTTTACTCCATACCGTCATTTACGAAAAAACCAAAGCGAATTGCGTACTCCATGTCCACACAGTGGAAAATAATGTAGTCTCCGAATTGTATGGGGATGAAGGTTCCGTAACTTTTCGGAATCATGAGATCATTAAAGCAACAGGAAGATGGGATGAAGATTCGGAATTCAGGATTCCAATCATCTATAACCATGCGGATATTCCTTTGTTAGCCGAAAAATTCAACCTGCATGTCCAAGAAGATTGCGGTGCCGTGCTCATCCGCAATCATGGCATCACGGTTTGGGGCAAAAGCGGCCTCGAAGCAAAAAAGATACTGGAAGCCTGCGAATTTTTATTTCAATATCAACTGCTGCTAAATTCTCAACGGGCACTTACTGCTTCTTTAACATAA
- a CDS encoding 2-hydroxy-3-keto-5-methylthiopentenyl-1-phosphate phosphatase: protein MKPIIFCDFDGTITNTDNIISIMKTFAPPEWEKLKDDVLQQKISISSGVGKMFSLLDSGLKADIIQFVKETAHIRPGFREFVKYTEQAGIPLYIVSGGMDFFIAPLLKDILPTDAVFCNNAHFDKKKIYIEWPHACDDQCDNECGCCKPTIMRQMAGADDYIYVIGDSVTDFEAAKQADLVIARDILLEKCVNEGLPHHGFETFYDVLDILKQREEVKA, encoded by the coding sequence ATGAAACCGATCATCTTTTGTGATTTTGACGGAACGATAACCAACACGGATAATATCATTTCCATCATGAAAACATTCGCTCCCCCGGAATGGGAAAAGTTGAAGGATGATGTTCTTCAGCAAAAAATCAGCATATCCTCTGGGGTGGGGAAAATGTTTTCCCTGCTTGATAGTGGCCTGAAGGCCGATATCATCCAATTTGTGAAGGAGACAGCGCACATTCGGCCGGGGTTCCGTGAGTTCGTAAAGTATACGGAACAAGCCGGGATTCCCTTATACATCGTAAGCGGGGGCATGGATTTTTTCATTGCCCCGCTATTAAAGGACATATTGCCCACTGACGCGGTTTTTTGTAATAATGCCCACTTTGATAAGAAAAAGATTTATATTGAGTGGCCGCATGCTTGTGATGACCAATGTGATAATGAGTGCGGCTGCTGTAAGCCTACGATTATGAGGCAAATGGCAGGTGCGGATGACTATATATATGTAATTGGTGATTCCGTGACTGATTTTGAAGCGGCTAAGCAGGCGGATCTTGTCATAGCCCGTGATATATTGCTTGAGAAATGCGTAAATGAAGGATTGCCGCATCATGGTTTTGAAACGTTTTATGATGTATTGGACATTTTAAAGCAGCGTGAGGAGGTAAAAGCATGA
- a CDS encoding CAP domain-containing protein: MKKKMIMSAAAAAAIIFTGVGANQAEAANCDTVKQVTYKAMNQEDMQKVLNQYLAKYNITLPAAQVQAQEKPVQKPVQKPVQKPVQKPEQKPVQKPEPKPVQNGTTNQAKPEAKPEKPTNEKTETNSELSAFEQQVVKLTNAERAKQGLAALKVDKELSKVARIKSQDMKDNNYFDHNSPTYGSPFDMMKKFGISYSSAGENIAQGQQTPEEVVQAWMNSQGHRENIMNSSFTHIGVGYVESGNYWTQQFIGK, encoded by the coding sequence ATGAAAAAGAAAATGATCATGTCAGCAGCAGCGGCTGCAGCAATTATATTCACAGGAGTAGGAGCTAACCAAGCGGAAGCAGCTAACTGTGATACTGTTAAACAAGTAACATATAAAGCAATGAATCAAGAAGATATGCAAAAGGTCCTAAACCAATATCTAGCTAAATATAATATCACTCTACCTGCTGCACAAGTACAAGCACAAGAAAAACCAGTACAAAAACCAGTACAAAAACCAGTACAAAAACCAGTACAAAAACCAGAACAAAAGCCAGTACAAAAACCAGAACCAAAACCTGTTCAAAATGGAACGACTAACCAAGCAAAACCAGAAGCTAAACCAGAAAAACCTACTAATGAAAAAACCGAGACAAACTCTGAATTAAGTGCTTTTGAACAACAAGTCGTTAAATTAACGAATGCAGAGCGTGCAAAACAAGGTTTGGCTGCTCTTAAAGTCGACAAAGAGTTGAGCAAAGTTGCTCGTATCAAGTCTCAAGACATGAAAGATAACAATTACTTTGACCACAATAGCCCAACTTATGGCTCACCATTCGATATGATGAAAAAATTCGGCATCAGCTATTCATCAGCTGGTGAAAACATCGCACAAGGTCAGCAAACACCAGAAGAAGTGGTACAAGCATGGATGAACAGCCAAGGTCACCGTGAAAATATCATGAATTCTAGCTTTACTCACATTGGAGTAGGTTACGTAGAATCTGGTAACTACTGGACTCAACAATTCATCGGAAAATAA
- the mtnW gene encoding 2,3-diketo-5-methylthiopentyl-1-phosphate enolase, producing the protein MSEIIATYLIHDFHGNHEKKAEGIALGLTVGTWTDLPQLVQKQLEKHKGRVVSVSPLAEEERANRYFDRKVYRAIIKIAYPAANFSNDLPAILTTVFGKLSLDGAIKLIDLDFVGDIQKAFPGPRFGIAGIREKIEVYDRPLVMSIFKGVLGRDLTFHNEQLKQQALGGVDLVKDDEILFDQVQTPFIERIKTGKKILNEVYEHTGHRTLYAVNLSGKTFELLDKAKQAAEAGADALLFNVHTYGLDVLQALSEHDQIKLPIMAHPAFSGALGSSSHYGIGYPLLLGKLVRLSGADLSLFPSPYGNVALEKEETLAIARALTKDEPSWNKAFPVPSAGIHPGMVPDLIKDFGLDSVINAGGGIHGHPDGAKGGAEAFRSAVEAVLEGKDLSEAAANEEALKKALVLWGGL; encoded by the coding sequence ATGAGCGAGATAATCGCCACTTATTTAATTCATGATTTTCATGGGAATCACGAGAAAAAAGCAGAAGGCATTGCCTTGGGCCTGACTGTAGGGACATGGACGGACCTGCCCCAGTTGGTCCAAAAGCAATTGGAAAAACATAAGGGGCGCGTCGTCTCCGTTTCGCCGCTTGCGGAAGAAGAGAGGGCAAACCGTTATTTTGATCGTAAGGTGTACCGCGCGATCATTAAAATCGCTTATCCGGCAGCGAATTTCTCCAATGATTTGCCAGCCATTTTGACGACGGTCTTCGGAAAACTGTCCTTGGACGGTGCGATTAAACTGATCGACCTTGATTTTGTCGGAGATATCCAGAAAGCATTCCCAGGTCCCAGATTCGGCATTGCCGGCATAAGGGAGAAGATTGAAGTTTATGACCGGCCCCTTGTCATGAGCATTTTCAAAGGAGTATTAGGACGTGACCTAACGTTCCATAATGAGCAGCTGAAGCAGCAAGCGTTGGGTGGTGTCGACCTTGTTAAAGATGATGAAATCCTTTTTGATCAGGTACAGACGCCATTTATTGAAAGAATTAAGACCGGCAAGAAAATATTAAACGAAGTCTATGAACATACTGGACACCGGACCTTATATGCCGTCAATCTATCAGGTAAAACATTTGAATTATTGGATAAGGCAAAGCAGGCGGCAGAAGCGGGCGCAGACGCTTTATTGTTCAACGTCCATACATATGGTTTGGATGTATTGCAAGCCCTGAGTGAACATGATCAAATCAAGCTGCCGATCATGGCCCATCCGGCATTTAGCGGGGCGTTGGGCTCTTCCTCCCATTATGGGATCGGCTATCCTTTACTGCTTGGTAAATTAGTCAGGCTATCGGGAGCGGATTTATCATTATTCCCATCCCCGTATGGAAATGTCGCACTTGAAAAAGAGGAGACATTGGCAATTGCCCGTGCACTGACGAAAGACGAACCTTCCTGGAATAAAGCATTTCCTGTTCCTTCAGCAGGCATCCATCCAGGAATGGTACCCGACTTGATCAAGGATTTTGGACTGGACAGTGTCATCAATGCCGGAGGAGGAATCCACGGACACCCTGACGGAGCAAAGGGCGGGGCCGAGGCCTTCCGGTCTGCTGTGGAAGCCGTCCTTGAAGGAAAAGACCTATCTGAGGCTGCGGCAAATGAAGAAGCACTAAAAAAAGCACTTGTTCTGTGGGGAGGACTGTAA
- a CDS encoding DNA alkylation repair protein, with product MSQVYRCPNCRTNKSRFNLIQQVPTPIKKDPQSGEIVEQYSNDTLQPFHLAYNGPEVRVQCAACGLIEDEKTFAAFGLQQ from the coding sequence CTGTCTCAAGTATACCGCTGTCCGAATTGCCGGACAAATAAATCTCGCTTCAATCTCATTCAGCAAGTACCGACCCCCATCAAAAAGGACCCGCAATCCGGAGAGATTGTTGAACAATATTCAAACGATACTCTTCAACCATTCCATCTAGCCTATAATGGTCCAGAGGTGCGGGTGCAATGTGCTGCTTGCGGTTTAATCGAAGACGAAAAAACTTTTGCAGCATTTGGCTTGCAACAATAA
- a CDS encoding response regulator transcription factor → MHVYTILVVDDEEDMRNLVEMYLLNSGYRCLQAANGNEAIGIVEKQDVDLILLDIMMPGTDGFSVCEKIREKWDIPLIFVSAKGEEWDKVKGLKLGGDDYIVKPFNPGELVARVEAVLRRTGKLSMNEGNQAYVRFGKISLNIPSRTVLVEGSPINLTLKEFELLLFLMRHKGQALSREQLLENIWGGEYGGSLRTVDTHIKTLRMKLRTADYIQTVWGIGYKIEEKK, encoded by the coding sequence ATGCATGTTTACACCATATTAGTCGTTGATGATGAAGAGGATATGCGGAATTTAGTTGAAATGTATTTACTGAACTCCGGTTATCGATGCCTCCAGGCTGCGAATGGAAATGAAGCCATCGGCATTGTTGAAAAACAGGATGTCGATTTGATCCTATTGGATATCATGATGCCAGGAACGGACGGTTTCTCCGTTTGTGAAAAAATCAGGGAAAAGTGGGACATCCCATTGATATTTGTCAGTGCTAAAGGTGAGGAATGGGATAAAGTGAAGGGGTTGAAGCTTGGAGGAGACGATTACATCGTTAAGCCCTTCAATCCAGGTGAATTGGTAGCAAGAGTTGAAGCCGTATTACGAAGGACAGGGAAATTGTCCATGAACGAAGGAAATCAAGCCTATGTACGTTTTGGAAAAATCAGCTTGAACATCCCATCGAGGACGGTTTTGGTGGAGGGATCGCCAATCAACTTAACCTTGAAAGAGTTCGAATTACTTTTATTTCTTATGCGTCATAAAGGACAGGCACTTAGTCGGGAGCAACTCCTTGAAAACATTTGGGGCGGGGAATATGGGGGATCTTTACGTACGGTCGATACTCATATCAAAACACTGCGGATGAAACTAAGGACGGCCGACTACATCCAAACCGTGTGGGGAATCGGTTATAAGATCGAGGAAAAGAAATGA
- a CDS encoding FixH family protein, which yields MKKIILFCTMFIMLAGCGKKDDIPQLLNVDLAVDPIQGQVKEPVKFQAKVTYGDEKVKDADDVSFEIWLANSDEHDKIAAKHKGNGIYEIEKTFDEEGTYYVYAHVTARDMHSMPKEEFVIGKPSPPEQNDGKKEMDEMDQEDMN from the coding sequence ATGAAAAAAATCATATTATTTTGCACGATGTTCATTATGTTGGCTGGCTGTGGAAAGAAGGATGACATTCCACAACTGTTAAATGTCGACTTGGCTGTCGATCCGATTCAAGGCCAAGTGAAGGAGCCTGTGAAGTTCCAGGCTAAGGTGACATATGGGGATGAAAAGGTGAAGGATGCGGATGATGTCAGTTTTGAAATTTGGTTGGCAAATAGTGATGAACATGACAAAATTGCTGCCAAGCATAAGGGCAATGGCATTTATGAAATCGAAAAGACCTTTGATGAAGAAGGTACCTATTATGTATATGCCCACGTAACGGCAAGAGATATGCACAGCATGCCCAAGGAAGAATTCGTCATTGGCAAACCAAGTCCTCCTGAACAAAATGACGGGAAAAAGGAAATGGACGAGATGGATCAAGAAGACATGAATTGA
- a CDS encoding SDR family oxidoreductase, translating to MDEKVAFITGGATGIGKRVAYSLAEKGMSIVITYRKSSKAALALVEELRKKEVKALAIQGDAASEEDCQRIMGKVLETFGHVDIFVHNAGPYMHDRKPMNEYSSEEWKYIMDGNLNGFFYFAKVLIPQMRRIGWGRVITLGFERCETAPGWIYRSAFAAAKSGLTSLTRTLAAEEAAHGITVNMVCPGDIIGEWKEQEIKVAKEEKDGTVPIGRPGTGEDIARVISFLCEEKSDFITGSIIPVTGGKDVLGKRSSV from the coding sequence GTGGATGAAAAAGTAGCTTTTATTACTGGAGGCGCAACGGGAATCGGCAAAAGGGTGGCATATTCGTTAGCGGAAAAAGGAATGTCTATCGTCATCACGTATCGAAAAAGCAGCAAGGCAGCTCTAGCTTTGGTGGAAGAATTACGGAAAAAAGAAGTGAAGGCGCTCGCCATCCAAGGTGATGCAGCAAGTGAGGAAGATTGCCAACGTATCATGGGTAAGGTGCTTGAGACCTTTGGCCATGTCGATATCTTCGTGCATAACGCTGGGCCGTATATGCACGACCGTAAACCGATGAATGAATACAGCAGTGAAGAATGGAAATATATCATGGATGGTAATTTAAATGGATTTTTCTATTTTGCCAAGGTACTTATTCCACAAATGCGCAGAATAGGCTGGGGAAGAGTCATTACTCTTGGATTTGAACGCTGTGAAACTGCACCGGGATGGATTTACCGCTCAGCATTTGCCGCCGCAAAAAGTGGCTTGACCTCCTTAACGAGAACATTGGCTGCGGAAGAAGCCGCGCATGGCATTACCGTGAATATGGTCTGTCCTGGCGATATCATCGGTGAATGGAAGGAGCAGGAGATTAAGGTCGCGAAAGAGGAAAAGGATGGTACCGTACCAATCGGCAGACCAGGTACAGGGGAGGATATAGCGAGGGTCATCTCGTTCCTATGTGAGGAAAAATCGGATTTCATCACAGGCAGCATCATACCGGTCACGGGCGGGAAGGATGTCCTTGGGAAAAGATCTTCCGTGTGA
- a CDS encoding ATP-binding protein has protein sequence MNNKWKSLTFKLWLTIITAIILSVLFAYSLSQYYYKNLYVEKLKTNLVNEASLLGEDYTGGEINDDFKEKVEWFNSKNESEVFVVNNPRELSACLPFDINYDTLISEEERQMLLNGKAVEKEGYEKRFGKNIVAAIIPLIDDDHRLEGIIYTYVSVDSITDLLKEFAAKWLVAILLFLIIAIYFTTKWLKKLVSPIKEIETAAHRVSEGDYDIQLQVKSHDEIGKLAQAFNDMANSIHLEEERKKEFLENVAHELRTPLSYVKGYTHAILDGIVKNDEERKYLQLISREALRLQRIVGDLLDLSKVDGDSFQICKTPIAFAQFIEDVLAKYEPIIKEKQLSLEYELDPDPIIDGDEGRMEQILHNIIDNAIQYTNQGGSIHITLIQQNEECELSISDTGTGIPKADLPYVMNRFYRVNKARSRFDGGSGLGLSIVKKMVEWQHGKIEIQSKEKIGTKVKIILPTIKEEWTS, from the coding sequence ATGAACAATAAGTGGAAATCGCTCACCTTTAAGCTATGGCTGACCATCATCACTGCCATCATTCTCTCCGTACTGTTCGCATACTCCCTTTCACAATATTATTATAAGAACCTTTATGTGGAGAAGCTTAAAACAAATTTGGTCAATGAAGCCTCCTTGCTTGGTGAGGATTATACCGGTGGCGAAATCAATGATGACTTCAAGGAAAAGGTGGAATGGTTCAACAGCAAGAACGAAAGCGAGGTATTTGTCGTCAACAATCCAAGGGAATTGAGTGCTTGTCTGCCTTTTGACATCAATTATGACACACTCATTTCCGAAGAAGAAAGGCAAATGCTCCTCAATGGAAAAGCGGTCGAAAAAGAAGGCTATGAAAAAAGGTTTGGCAAAAACATCGTAGCGGCCATCATTCCTTTGATTGATGACGACCACCGCCTTGAAGGTATCATCTATACATATGTTTCAGTGGATTCCATTACGGACTTGCTGAAGGAATTTGCTGCGAAGTGGCTCGTGGCGATTCTATTATTCCTGATTATCGCCATTTATTTTACAACCAAATGGTTGAAGAAGCTAGTCAGTCCGATAAAGGAAATCGAGACTGCTGCGCATCGGGTCTCGGAAGGTGACTATGACATCCAGCTCCAGGTAAAGAGTCATGATGAAATTGGCAAGCTGGCGCAAGCGTTTAATGATATGGCCAATTCCATTCATTTGGAGGAAGAAAGAAAAAAAGAGTTCCTTGAAAATGTGGCCCATGAGCTCAGGACGCCGCTAAGTTACGTCAAGGGTTACACGCACGCCATATTGGATGGAATCGTGAAGAATGATGAAGAACGGAAATACCTTCAGCTGATTTCACGGGAAGCACTTAGACTGCAGCGAATTGTAGGGGATTTGCTGGACTTATCTAAAGTCGATGGCGACTCATTCCAAATATGCAAAACTCCGATAGCTTTTGCCCAATTCATTGAAGATGTCCTGGCTAAATATGAACCGATTATAAAAGAGAAGCAATTGTCCTTGGAATATGAGCTGGATCCAGATCCGATTATAGATGGAGATGAAGGCAGGATGGAGCAAATCCTTCATAATATCATCGATAATGCGATTCAGTATACGAATCAAGGCGGATCCATCCATATCACCCTCATCCAGCAGAATGAGGAATGCGAGCTATCGATATCTGATACCGGCACAGGAATTCCAAAAGCAGATCTTCCATATGTGATGAATCGTTTTTATCGGGTGAATAAAGCACGCAGCCGTTTTGATGGAGGCTCGGGGCTTGGACTTTCCATCGTTAAAAAAATGGTGGAATGGCAGCATGGCAAAATTGAAATCCAAAGCAAGGAAAAAATCGGGACAAAGGTCAAGATCATACTTCCGACAATAAAAGAAGAGTGGACTTCTTAA
- a CDS encoding cupin domain-containing protein: MATIRLHETNEVIENGEQVKAFLETQGVIYEQWDISKLPSHLVEKYDLTDADKEEILSAFQTEIAEISERRGYKAHDIITLSDTTPNLDQLLENFKNEHHHEDDEVRFIAGGTSIFAIEGPDDRWFDVRLKPGDLISVPESTRHYFTLAEDRKTVAVRIFVTKAGWVPIYDKDEVQA, encoded by the coding sequence ATGGCGACAATTAGATTGCATGAAACGAATGAAGTTATTGAAAACGGTGAACAGGTAAAAGCCTTTTTGGAAACACAAGGGGTGATTTATGAGCAGTGGGATATTTCGAAATTACCGTCACACCTAGTAGAAAAATACGATTTAACGGATGCTGATAAGGAAGAAATCCTATCAGCGTTCCAAACGGAGATAGCGGAGATTTCCGAAAGAAGAGGGTACAAAGCCCATGATATCATCACCTTATCCGATACAACCCCGAACTTGGATCAATTGCTTGAAAACTTCAAGAACGAACATCACCATGAAGATGATGAAGTCCGTTTCATTGCCGGCGGAACGAGTATCTTTGCCATTGAAGGACCGGATGATCGGTGGTTTGATGTACGTCTTAAACCAGGCGACCTAATTAGCGTACCAGAATCAACAAGACATTATTTCACCTTGGCAGAAGATAGGAAAACAGTTGCTGTCCGTATTTTCGTAACAAAGGCAGGATGGGTGCCGATTTACGATAAAGACGAAGTTCAAGCATGA
- a CDS encoding WD40 repeat domain-containing protein, with protein sequence MKWGINLLLAVFLLTGCNGSPAYTKINKKEAFLATVNIKDTSLTFMDENYHSFAEWDMTEPFTGALLLADKDTILLYGKEMEQVQVYSLSAGKRITSWKTGKGIVNMQLLHGGKSIAAVNQSDHSIHFLDEEGKQQDVVKVGKSPLTVLQGEKGNRLYVINFGDTKCTVINLATKKIDFEFPIHSSSTGTLLREEKDEIWIGGHGDGDHVEEDLYIYSAKTGQLKKKLKAPTMPIKFLESDEGIYVLSHGTSSLYKLNEQYEEVGRKVVGVNPFEMTSFKKDVVVAGYDSDEIYVMDAKTIAVKQTVKVGEGPFQLLLRE encoded by the coding sequence ATGAAGTGGGGCATTAATCTTTTGCTTGCCGTCTTTTTGCTGACAGGATGTAACGGCAGTCCGGCATACACTAAAATTAATAAAAAAGAAGCGTTCTTGGCCACAGTCAATATCAAGGACACCTCGCTGACCTTCATGGATGAAAACTATCATTCCTTTGCCGAATGGGATATGACCGAACCTTTCACGGGAGCCCTCCTTCTGGCAGATAAAGATACGATTCTTCTTTATGGAAAGGAAATGGAGCAAGTCCAAGTATATTCCTTATCAGCAGGAAAGCGGATAACGAGCTGGAAAACAGGGAAAGGGATCGTCAATATGCAGCTCCTCCATGGTGGTAAAAGCATCGCCGCCGTCAACCAATCGGACCACTCGATACACTTTTTGGATGAGGAAGGGAAACAGCAGGATGTCGTAAAGGTTGGCAAAAGTCCCTTGACCGTTTTGCAAGGGGAGAAGGGAAACCGTTTGTATGTAATCAACTTTGGTGATACGAAATGCACTGTGATCAACCTCGCAACGAAAAAGATCGACTTTGAATTTCCTATCCATAGCTCCAGCACAGGCACTTTATTAAGGGAAGAAAAGGATGAAATTTGGATAGGCGGCCATGGCGATGGGGACCACGTCGAAGAGGACCTGTACATATATTCGGCAAAAACGGGCCAATTGAAGAAAAAATTGAAGGCGCCCACGATGCCAATAAAGTTCCTGGAGAGTGACGAAGGCATTTATGTACTGAGCCATGGAACCAGCTCCTTATATAAATTGAATGAGCAATATGAGGAAGTGGGAAGGAAAGTGGTCGGCGTCAATCCTTTTGAAATGACAAGCTTTAAAAAAGACGTGGTTGTGGCGGGATATGATAGTGATGAAATTTATGTGATGGATGCAAAGACGATCGCTGTTAAACAAACGGTCAAAGTCGGAGAAGGTCCATTCCAATTGTTGTTGAGGGAGTAG
- a CDS encoding Hsp20/alpha crystallin family protein, which translates to MKNMQQSDVQSFIEKVFSQVIPDNMQGMMNQNNLGSKKAPARTEHPMQADVFETHLYVFVRIPIVDESWLKKMKLYHTSNQSIIEGIPEASDRHVITLPALVKKKGASAQFKESTLEIRLQKSFHTQYSEIDVSEF; encoded by the coding sequence ATGAAAAATATGCAGCAAAGTGATGTACAATCGTTCATCGAAAAAGTATTTTCACAAGTCATTCCTGACAATATGCAAGGCATGATGAACCAAAATAATCTCGGTTCAAAAAAAGCACCGGCCCGAACAGAGCATCCCATGCAAGCTGATGTATTCGAAACCCATTTATATGTGTTTGTAAGAATTCCGATCGTTGATGAATCTTGGCTAAAGAAAATGAAACTTTACCATACCTCTAACCAATCGATCATCGAGGGGATTCCAGAAGCCTCCGATCGTCACGTCATCACGCTGCCTGCACTTGTGAAGAAAAAAGGGGCATCCGCCCAATTTAAAGAATCGACATTGGAAATACGCCTTCAGAAAAGCTTCCATACCCAGTATTCCGAAATCGATGTATCCGAGTTTTGA
- a CDS encoding CobW family GTP-binding protein, with protein MKTTEVYILGGFLGSGKTTLLRNILKQESEAGRKVAVLLNELGSISVDSGLIGDEVPLKELFDGCICCTIQDKLEVQLHELLTENDLDAVYIETTGAAHPVEVLDGIMSPLFAKRLEYKGIITVVDLLRWRDREELSPQLRQLLAEQIHHADFILLNKADLVSEMEAAQLIYSIQALNMGAVCLLTEYAAVSLKSLQQMQRKQSGGHKKLDVQEHLHLSAVVHTFEGSVKQTDFEDWLRSLPETVYRMKGYISFTHSQYPHLFQYSYGMPMYMNEMMKMPLNIVIIGEKLDRVVVIDQLKALEAKARP; from the coding sequence ATGAAAACAACTGAAGTATACATATTAGGCGGATTTCTCGGCAGCGGGAAAACGACGCTTCTGCGAAATATATTAAAACAAGAAAGTGAAGCGGGCAGGAAAGTCGCCGTGCTCTTAAATGAGCTCGGCAGCATCTCGGTCGACAGCGGCCTCATTGGTGATGAAGTGCCTTTGAAGGAGCTGTTTGACGGGTGTATCTGCTGCACCATCCAGGATAAGCTGGAGGTCCAGCTTCATGAGCTGCTCACAGAAAACGATTTGGATGCCGTTTATATTGAAACGACTGGTGCGGCGCATCCGGTGGAAGTTCTGGATGGCATCATGTCACCCCTTTTCGCTAAAAGGCTGGAGTATAAAGGAATTATTACGGTTGTCGATTTATTGAGGTGGCGCGATAGGGAGGAGTTGTCCCCGCAGCTGCGCCAGTTGCTTGCAGAGCAAATCCATCATGCCGATTTCATTTTGCTGAATAAAGCGGACCTGGTGAGTGAGATGGAGGCGGCGCAGCTGATTTATTCGATACAAGCCTTGAATATGGGTGCGGTCTGTTTATTGACCGAATATGCTGCCGTTTCCTTGAAGTCGTTACAGCAGATGCAAAGAAAACAGAGTGGTGGCCATAAAAAGCTTGATGTCCAGGAACATTTGCATTTATCGGCTGTCGTCCATACTTTTGAAGGCTCCGTGAAGCAAACGGATTTTGAAGATTGGCTTAGGTCCCTTCCGGAAACGGTCTATCGCATGAAAGGATACATTTCCTTTACCCATTCGCAATACCCCCACTTATTCCAATACTCCTATGGAATGCCGATGTATATGAATGAAATGATGAAAATGCCATTGAACATCGTCATCATCGGGGAAAAGCTTGATAGGGTTGTGGTGATCGATCAGCTGAAGGCTTTGGAAGCAAAAGCAAGACCATAA